The window aacaacaaaatgggttatttaatttaataattttgcattgtaTAATTAGTTATAGTTGTTATGTACCAtagattatataatatcaatataaatagtattttaattctgGATTCGGCTTCTAGGGCAGCATAGCTTCAGTGACTCAGAGATCTCCAATCATTGCTGGAAACTTTGCAGTATGGGGCGGTATGTTCTCAACAATTGACTGCACGTTGGTACACATACGGAAGAAAGAAGACCCCTGGAATTCAATCATTAGTGGAGCAGCAACTGGAGGTATTCTGGCTGCAAGAAATGGTGTTCCAGCGATGGCAGGGAGTGCCTTCATCGGGGGCGTCCTACTCGCTCTCATAGAAGGCATCGGAATTTTAATGACAAGAATCCAAGCCGACCAGTTCCAACCTGCACCCCCGACTTTAGAAGACCCAGCACAATTAGGGGGCTCACCCAATTATAATTAGATTTGTtgaagttttttaagttttatagttGATTGTTGACAATAGGCTGTTATATGTAGTTCGCATAATTGTGATTAACAATTTGCGTTTTAAGCACAATCAAAAATCATGATTGATTTTGAtctcatacaatatttaaaaaatgggaactatgaaacaatttattttctgttaatgTTTGAATCAAATTTGAATCAAATTATTGACATccttatatatttcttttctataaAATGTCAtgactttttctttaaaaattaacaggTTTCAAAGTTATGATGTTTTTGTGTCTGACTTCATCGATCTTAACATGAGTGTATTTTGTTCCCAGATTGAGTCTTTGACTTACTTATATTTCATGATAACCTAATAGTTTCTTTGGCCATAAATGAAAATGGTATAAAGTTTTCATCACATAATTATTACAGAATCAGTATGTCTATTCAGGTAAATTTCTTACTGTACTCAATTTTAAAACCGGTGTTTGTTACTTATTGCTATATCAGCACACTAACTAAAGTAACTTATCTTAATTCATACTATTGTGTTTTTAACACAAATCCCTTaccataatttaattacataataaagtatcatttgtattttcatttccaCTTTACACTTTTCAGGaagttgaaatattgtttaaaaatatttttgatgcaTTGTGTGtgaattacagtttataatttggACTCTAATTAATTTTCTTCTGAATTTTTTATTGAGATCATGTAATTTAGTCAGTTGTGTAACAGgattgaaatagttttgaaaagttttacaggttttcaaatatttaaatttaaacagaataaaatgtaaattaatgtcATAATTTAGCTCATAATTGCCCTGTGTAAATAtgattatattctttttttttattacaaaccatGAAATTGAGTCTTCTTATATTTAAAGAGTTCGAATCACATAAAGCTTCCTATTCTGAATTAAAACTGTATCTTTTACGAACAATGCTATCTGACAGTCATTGTATAGCTGTTTTTACCATCTCTGGATTGTGGTTATGTctaactaatattttacattgtggCAGTCTCTCTTGACACTACTTGGAGACACCTAAATGTAGAGTACATGCCGATGTGATAATAATACCAAAATTTACTAAATGGTGTCATATTGGCACGTTAGATATAGCAATATATCTAGAcccattgtaaataatatatacataataaattttttatttatactttcagTGTCTATTAATTTACCTTTGCATTTGTTTCTAAAAGGATTTTCAAAGTAACTGCAAGTAAATGGCATAATTTATTGAAGGCGTAAATTAAGGATGTTATATATTTAGTAGTTATAAACTGGTTTCTGTACATTAATTTGGTatctataaaaatgtacttattatactattaatgaatagtaatattattagagGAAAGTGAACGcataagttttacatttttaatatacctGACCAGCTTGGTCAAAATAAAGGTAGATATATGgctcatatataaatataaattggaagTGCAATATGACAACCCTGGGAAAATTATGCCTTTGAAAAGGCATAATATGGGATGAATATTGGACATATTTAAAACCTAgcatgattcaattcaattcaaaattctttattcatttttatgcaCATGTGATACAATGAATAGTTTCAAAGTTCTAGATACTAcctaaataatgtttacaatgttAAGTACAGCTAGTACTTAAGTGCAAgcatcttggaaactataaagaTAGGTGGATAGTTCCTCAATGGAATAGAGGGCTTTGTTGATCAGGTactcttttagattttttttaacttagggccactttcagtttttatgttttgtgggatgtatttttaaaatttgttccccatgtatgtaggtttttttttttttcaaaaaacttcaaCTTATGGTTTGGAATAATCTCGTTTTTTACTCTAGTGTTGTAATGGTGGCTGGGTgtcttagaatttaaatttaattgttcattttttactagaaggattgattcaaaaatatattgtccacaaacagtaaaaatttttaaatgtttaaaatgttctttagcTGAATCATTATATTTCAGCTTCAGCATTATCCGTATtgcctttttttgttgttttaatatattttccatatttatttgtttagttgaaCCATAAAGGGCTATGCAAAAAGAGATATGAGAATGAACATAAgcgaaatacaaatttttcaaagtttttaggTCACTGTAGTAACTCATTCTCCGTAATGCATAGACAAcagaatttatttcaattaaaagcTTATGAATGTGTTCATCCCAATTGAGATGATGATCTATtgttaaacctaaaaaatttgtaaatttgtgccgtttttcttttcaatttcgAATGAATCACAGACTATTGTAGGTCCCTTCAACGTTCTATTTTGCGgtgttttgaattttacaaagcttgtcttttttgaatttaatattaaattgtggttttttaaataattgccaatattttctaatttaataaaagtatgaaTTTCTAATTCTTCTAGAGATCTTGATGACATAGCTAGATTTGCATCATCGGCATATAGGCACAGTTCACTATTTGGCTCATGTGCCAAAACCTTATCTATGCCACCCAGGTAACACAGGAACAGTAGTGGTCCTAAAATAGACCCTTGGGGTACACCAAACCTTGGAGCATTACAACGAGAAGAggctttaataattttgttctgttttgATAAGTGTGTTATCTCTACATATTGAGATCTGTCAGAGAGGTAAGACCGAAACCATTTAAGAGCGCTGTTTGCTACTcctaaggtttttaatttttctatgagCTTAGAGTGTTTAAcactatcaaaagcttttgagaTATCCATGAAGACCCCAATCATATGTTTTCCTTTATGAACTGACTCTATAATTGTTTCGATAAATGACACAGCAGCACTCACAACTTACCTACCGAATCTAAATCCATGTTGGcctttatcaaataaattaaatgtttctaaaaattctgttaattgtaaatatactgctttttcatatattttagatattgttGGTAGGACAGATATCGGTCGATAATTACAAACGTCCTTTTTATCGTCTTTTTTATGTATTGGtattatttttgattgttttaatttaattggaaaaatacCAGAAACAAAAGAGGAATTAATTAGATGTGCCAAAACTAcacttatgtttgtttttacagCCTTAATTACTGTGACCATTATTTCATCATGTCCACTAGacgttttatttttgaaagagtCTATTATTTGTTCCACCTCTCTTTTATCTATTGGTCTTAATCTAAAAGTTGGTTTCATAATGTGAGCATCATTATAATTACATTCAATATCAAAATTCACAAGTTGATTGTCACTATTTGTACCTAAATCTTTCACTAAGTTAACAAAATAGTCATTTAAAACGTTTTCTATCAATTTGGGATCAGATACAATTTGAGTTCCCTCCCTTAATGTAATGTTGTCAAGAGTTTCCCTCTCTTTCACCCCTACTTCTGAGTTTATTAATTTCCATATGGTTTTTTGGATATTAGCTGATTTGCTTTTGAAAGTAGTATGATTTAGATTGGATCAATTCAAGCTTGTAATCTTtttttgcttgatttaatttcatttttaattttaaatttttgtttttttgatacTCTTTAGTTAGTTGAATGAGATTTGCTTGCTAATATTTTAGTTCTTCTGTAacccatttattttttttgttattttttgttgttaatagTTTTGGAAATGCCTGGTCAAAATAGAAACTTAATGAGTTATAAAACTTATCATACTTAGTTTCCACTGAAGCCAAATATACATCTTTCCATGTTTCCAACAACAACTGTTCATGTGATAACAactgtgaaaaataatttagattttccGGTGACAACTTTCTTATTTTACAAGCAACCTCctttcatttaatgtatttttcacttttatttctaGCAATTGTCCATCATGATCAGATAGACTAGTTATCATGCcttctattttaataatacttaagtCTATGTTTTTTACCAAGAAATTGTCAATGGCAGTTTCCGAGTTTTCGGCCACTCTTGTGGGAAAATCAactaaaaacttcaaattttggcCCCTTAATGattctttaaatagtttacaattgtTATCATTTTTAAGAACATCAATATTGAAGTCCTCTCCtactattattttatcatatcttttactaatatacagggtggcgcagagaaacgggaaattttgaaataatcataataaaccattgaattgtacaaacaactttttaatgcttaaaatgtgttaggcaagagtggaaattacatgagaaatgttggaaataacaataaagttaaagtcagttttaaaaaataacatcagttaagtgctgtccattgcgcctaacacattcattcaatcgatttcgaaaacttatcattatgcgacgcaatgtgttctatgggatgttggcgacgtgttcttcaatctgagtcttgagctcaagaagatttcttggcctagtctggtatacaacgctctttagatgttcccatagaaagaagtcgcatactTAGAGGTCTGGAGACCGTGGAAGCCAAGTGACGTTAGCGTTCCTTGAAATTTTGCGCTCCCCAAACAGacgcctcagtgctgccattgacagattggcagtgtgtgaggtggctccatcctgttggaaccaggtttgctgaatgtcaatatctggaaaagcatgAAGCTGTGGAGAAAGAAATGTCACCATcatatgaatgtaacgttcagatgTGACAGTTACACTGGAACCATTACAATCCTCAAAGAAGtaattatccctcgacaagacactgcacttcatacagtaactttaaggctatgtaacggacgttgatgaagttcaccgggatttctgcgaccccagtaacgcatgttctgcttattgacatgcccatttaaatgaaagtgggcctcatcaAACATCCAAAGATTTTGAAGGAAATTTGCGTCCTTattgattttagtcagtagctgttcacaacattgtaagcgtaattcaccgtcatttggttttagagcttaaacaatctgaagcttgtaaggatgaaactgcaggccgtgcaatattctttgcacactccgacgctcaagtcgcaatgatgaggcgatttttcgaacagaacgacgcggactcctttccactgtgactcgcactgcatcaacattttctggggttcgaacagtCGCCCAGGAggtttttctttaaggccgaaccagtctcttcaaaattccgaacgcatgatgatatggcatgtgaagaaggaaTTCAACCGCGTggaggaatatcataatggcGTTGGAATACTCGTTGTGTAGCTGTTACACTGTCgccatttttgtaatacgctctCACGGCAACGGAATGCTCCAcaccactccactgctccatctcaactaaatgaccgttactacttggcATCATGACTTCCGTCCCCCACCCCTACGAGACGTACAGGTGTACCAAcaactatttcaaaatttcccgtttctctgcgccaccctgtattttattaaaaggcTAATCCTATCAAGAAATATCCTAGTATCCAAATTTGGTGATCTATatattccaataatgacaatctTATTTTTAGGGGTGTTAAAGCTACATACATTAAACTCAAATGGCCTCTCCTCAATTAACCTTACAGCCAAAGAGTTTGGCACAGTCACCCGGTTCAACTCAAATGCCGCCTCAGCCAATATCATTACACCtccttttgttttgttttttctggaGAAATAAGCTTTTACTGTATAGTTATTACTATTAATTCGTTctatttcttcttcttttgtATCATGTTCTGTAAGTATAATGATTTGTGGTTTTATCTCctctaaaattatttctaatacgTTTATTCTGGAAGAAAGATGCtgtatattttgatgaaaaactttAACGGACTGGAACTTAATTATGTTATCGGAGGGATTGCCTGAACTTGCAAGTTTAAAGACGAATCGGGCGACTGCACCACACTAAAGCCATTGACAGATGTATTAACTACATTGATCACTGCACTATGCTCCTTGTTAACACTGCTCTGCTTTAGCGCATCAGAGTAACTGAGGTCGCCGGGCACCACTGGTACTTCTTCACTTTGACTTGGAATAGTGATAGTTGCAGAAGAATCTTCAGTGAGATCAATTGTAGGGTTCTCTCCCCCCATGGCAAGTGCGGCTCCCTCCATAGGAACTGTCGCTTCCAGGTGTTTTCCAGCATACTTAGGCACCAATCCCACAGGGGTTTTATAAGTAACAAGATTTCTCAATAGCTCTACAAAGTCTTCATGAGGTATTCCTTTTCTAAGTATTCGTGATGACATCTGGGGATAAGTGACAATAGTGACTCTTGCTTTTGTAGTATTCTGAAATTGAACTATGTTATTAATGAAATGTGCCAAGTCAACATTATCACAAACACAGCCTATTGGCGAACATATAAGATGCCTCAGTCTCCTTTTCATGAAATTCTTAGTCAAGTCCTGAAAAGCTGTGTCATAGTTTAAGAGAGTTGGTTTGCTGTAGTATCTGGGTTTGTTAATCAAACTAAATATTAACGCTCTGTTTTGTCTATCCTATATAGCTAGGTGTCCGGTCATACACTGTGAAGGTTGGGGTTTCCCAAAGAGCTTTTTGAAGACAACAGCAACCCCAGCTGACATATGGCGAGGATCTTGAAAATCCGCAGAGATACTATGCGCAAATCCCACTGATTTATTTCCTTGGTAAAGCCTAATAACATCAACCATGTTTCGATcaactatatgtatatttttgctatttttaatttttgtattgtgttgCACAAATGAGTTGTTGCCACCTTccttttttgcaatttttgtCTCATGTATTTTTTCCACAAAGTCATTGATCATACAAGCAAGtttcttttttcctttattatttagaTGCATCCCCTGGTGTGTAAAGTGATGTCTGCTGAAATGTTCAAAATCAATGAGATGTACACCATTAATGCGTAATACAAGTTCCCTGATGTAATTGTTTGCTTGAGCTATGTTGTAGTGGACATCATTGTCTTGTTCTACATCATATCGGGGAGGTATTGTTGTTACACATACTGGTCTGTTTTTACACAGATCTTTCAATTCACCttccattttattataaatatcatgaGGGTATCCTTTTGACATATCGTTAGTACCAGCCAGTAAGATAAGGGGTCTCTGCTTTGACTTTGCAGCTTGTTTGTAAACGTATTGTAGACCAGCCCCCGCTTTTACAAGTCCATCCATATAAACTTTCCCGCCACTGCACATTGCAACCAACTCGGGGATACCTCTACCTTGACTGTCAGCATATAGGTCTATTCTTGCTTTATAATTGGGATTTTTTATTGCTAATGTTTCTACCTCTTTAGTTGAAATACCATTTAGGCCTATACAGTTTTGCTCGTCTTGATCTTTTCGTTGTCCTTGTAAGTTTTGGGTTTTACTGCTGTTTAATAAAAGGGTAAATCTATTTGACGTTTGGATACTAAATTCTTTTTCATTTGACAAGCTATGTTTTCCTCCTTTCAGCCTCTTGACCTCTTGCCACTGCTCTTTTACCAAGTTACTActatgtttatttagtttagctGTATTCTGTATTTCTGGTAGCTTCTTTGGCTGCTGCATCATTGATAACATTGATTTTCCCCCCAGATTAAGTTGGTTATTACTGTACATCATTGCCAATTGAGCCCTCTTGGCAAGAACTATATTTTCAGTGATGTCTGGTATTGTGTTTTCACATGATGGTTCTTGTACACCATCCAGAAGAACTTGTACAATAGTCTCAACAAAAATTAGCATATATATCCTGCAAtctgtgccattagtttgctgtggAACACTTACTACTGTACAATCGGTGATTTTATTCCCTGTTAGTTTATTACTGAGAGCTGAGGTTATTTGTTTAGCATGTTCataattaaattgattgattggcTGTTAAAggctgaaaataacattttaagatgttacaattttttttttttttgtaacagagggccaggtttcctaggcctggtagttgcctctcagccatccggcttattgtgcaccctctcccaggtttaagctgtatcaaatcccaggcctttacaaaaccatgagatcttctgaacaatgctttcctgttccaacccctcttccgtatgcataagaacacctagggatcttgagcgtttgttctgtaatgccggacattcaaatatgacatgcttggctgtttcgtcagcctcgccacatttcctgcacagtgtttcctgaactggaatacctattctgttcaggtgacttcggaatatccaatgacctgtaataaaaccagtcacctttcggatctccattctactcattctaagggcatctgccctgttccttgatggtcccttgagcatccacTTTGCTtttacattcccctcagtattactccaatgttgtaggtgtttgttaaccatccacttggtaactgatctacgtgctaagttatatgagaccccacacgttggttcaggaccggtaagaggacagttggctcccaagttagcacaactgtctgccccttcattacctgtgattcctctatgtccaggcacccaagttagaataactttattggttttgccagcaatttcatgaccttatggcattcccagactgtcttcgaattacagtcatggttggccaaggcctgcagagcagccccgctgtccgagttaatgtagatggttttgcctttgtagcccctttccacattaactcttgcacattctgcaagggatgtaacttcagcctgaaagacagttgccagtttacctaggctaaagcttaagttaacacTAGGTCTgactccccagacccctgccccagtacccttcagagtctttgacccgtccgtgtaccaggttagagccttcttcatatagtcaggctcaccttttgaccattccttcctttcaacaacgttgacttgaaatggtttttcccagtccgtaacctttgccattctgtcagacatcatttctagaatatccagtttgagaatgtcaacgatcttggagtgcttactagcatggtgatgatgccagtttccattgcacttcagtctgtaggcagccatcctagcctctcctatgacgaatatgtctaggggtgggaggtttagcactacttccatagcagcggttggtgttcctctcatggtgcccattgtccccaagcatgccaaccgctgtacctttgacaggttttttgcggcagtcacctgttggacttttggccaccataccactgagccatacaccatcattggtctgatgactctggtgtacagccaatgtgacatgtcgggtctaagcccccatgtgcatcctaccgcacgtctcaccatcatcaatgtagtctgagatcggctgattatgtattccagatgactattccaagtgagtttatcatctagtttgactcctagatatttgagctccctgcttatctgtatctggcccccacataggactggctgtgtgatttccagtttcctcctacttgtaaatggtatcatgatggtcttcgaaggattcactgcaagtccttcttcgtcacaccatcgctccacaatggccagtgctctctgcatcatttccagacacgtaaccatatgcttgcctcttatgagtatgacaacatcatctgcataaccttgagcatacataccctgttcattcagagtccagagtaagtcatccacaactatgttccacaggcttggtgataatacacctccttttggacatcctcgctgcgttttgacctctcttgtgactccgcacagagatgcctgtgctcttctgctcttaagcatgttatttatccatctaacaacagttttctccctacccctggatgtaagctttgACACTATAGAGTgaatactcgtattatcaaaagctccttctatatccaggaatactgctaaagctatttccttttgttcaatagcttgctcaatcttgccaaccagacagtgtagggctgtttcacaagatttacctttctgataggcatgttgatttggatgtaagggacggttgatgaggactgtgtcccttaaatgcatatccagaaccttctccatggtcttgatgaagaaggatgttaggcttattggtctataagcctttgcaaccttataggagggtttacctggcttcgggataaatataaccctagaggtcctccaggatgagggtatgactcctgtcgctagactagttctaaacagtcgtagaagcagaggtatcaccaagtccccactttcctgcagtaaagcaggaaaaatgccatcggtacctggtgatttgaacggcttaaaagactccagggcccgttttatccctaagtagttgataacagtctttgcacagttccagtcctccttagacgagctatctctaggttctcgccgccattcactaacaactgtttcactggtttgaaaagatcctgggaagtgtgtattcagtaaacactgaagagtctcctcaggatccttggtgtgagtcccatcttccctaagtatagtacccaccacatttatggggcatcgagctaggactttttggagttttgcacagtcaggtaccttattaatactctgacagaattctctccacgagtttctcttagctcttctcacctctttattgtactctgttagggcagcagagtacctatcccagttccctgcacttttgcatgtattatatgctctgcgaaggtttttcctcaaggtttccagcccctggttccaccaacatgcttttttccttgagtttttttctatcatggggcaggctttgtggtacgattctttcatggcgttttgcaaagagttcgccatgtcctcgaccctttgcccctgatacccattttccctataggtctcatttattttgtacgacctcatgtcaaaggtgatatacctatgatctgaagcagatgcttcatctagcacactccagtttaaaactttagttgcaatatagttgctagccagagttatatctaagacctcttctcttacccctgtacctcttctttgtacaaaagttggtttacagccttgattcataataactaagttagattctactataaaattcaagaggcactctccccgatgttgctgctcccccaagcggtgtggtgggcattcgcatcacaaccgacaggtgcctccgcgtaagggttccgaactccacaatccgcctcatctctgcagttggcggtggttctggagaatcgtatgggagataaaccgctgcaaacaggattctgatgttgccatcacctgtctgcaagtgattctctgtcacggctgtgtctctagaacacatttgtgccatttttagtgatttgattttattactgacatatatacatgctctagggttgttactgccagaatcgtatatcaaattacttatagcggtgctcatccccatcacacgactgcaaacggtccatggttcttggatcaggaccacgcctatgtcgtcagccaggatcttctggcagagtgttgccgtagctgctctgctgtggtgtaggttATCTGGAGCATCGCTGTCATCCTCTATTGGTCGTTACCTCCCTGCGGGCTGGTACgaaatgagttttcccttgctctggggCCCGACaccaaccaagttcccttttgaggaactggcttcgttgtgtggttttatCAGAGCTTGGTTTTcctcttcccacctcttcttttttggctcttccggccgaacttcgccttctgacaaaagaagtctgtcttcctccattggggtcatctcagacactcttaattgctcaatcggtagctcttctggttgagtttcgcttacctcttgtgtttcagttttgtttttattttctatttcgttctccattctgttcccacaagaaccgggtgtttgcagtccatcttcccagtgacccgattaggaagataagggtaattacgactgggtgtcccctggttcccagaaggctccgttgaagacactgaatatacccccagtgccacgagactctcagcacgggtcgcataacaccttagtctggggttgttggtaaagtaggggtgggaacatcaggaaaggaagggataggtgaCTGCTCTCAATTTTAGTgccaaaccaagaggggggaaaggttttctacccttgtcactggaatagtgacaagggaaggtggcttcctccccttgccctgccactcccttagaagttgcagcacaagacaaggatggtacatcacccacgatcccatctgggacagtggctgatgccgatgaggatgccagtcccCCATGGGAAAGATATTACAATTGGTTTATAGTTGAGTTTATTCTTTTTAACTTTAGATTTACATCGCAAAATATTATGTCTCTCACTAAAGAAAGAATGAAAACAATTTGTTATCAATCCATGAGGAACTTATAGGCTTTAACTCACATCTGCCTGTATAGTATTGAGACTCAGAAGAATAAGGACAGTTAATACAAGATACCAGGTTGtcctatatacagggtgaataaagAGTCAGGACATCCCCCtctattttgttctaaagtttatataagcaGATAGCCTTTGGATAGTGGTGCCATgaggaaaggaagtttcat of the Homalodisca vitripennis isolate AUS2020 chromosome X, UT_GWSS_2.1, whole genome shotgun sequence genome contains:
- the LOC124369798 gene encoding mitochondrial import inner membrane translocase subunit Tim17-B-like; this translates as MEEYTREPCPWRIVDDCGGAFTMGLIGGGVFQAIKGFRNAPSGLSKRFQGSIASVTQRSPIIAGNFAVWGGMFSTIDCTLVHIRKKEDPWNSIISGAATGGILAARNGVPAMAGSAFIGGVLLALIEGIGILMTRIQADQFQPAPPTLEDPAQLGGSPNYN